The following coding sequences are from one Arcobacter nitrofigilis DSM 7299 window:
- a CDS encoding DegT/DnrJ/EryC1/StrS family aminotransferase has product MILFDVRASSILYNLLCSLDIKKKFLLPLNVCPIVPTTFIKANVSFEFIDISLDTLCMDENLLIEKLSRDENISGVLFVKTFGTQFDASKIFKKIKEINSEIFIIDDCCLKIPDFDYDIENSSADMALFSTGYSKYIDMGWGGFGFLKDKYKYEKLKVIFKKEDLENFTKSVQVSIDTNTKLRYVDNLWLGDERVLYKNYEEYKQNISEKINPMINHKKILNTIYESNLPKNIQLGSEYNNWRFSILVNDKKELLSKISDNNLFASSHYKEVDYMFKNDSLENSNAKAIHFKIVNLFNDFRFDEEKAKKVTEIVNKHIDEVKNGY; this is encoded by the coding sequence ATGATACTGTTTGACGTAAGAGCTTCTTCTATTTTATATAATTTATTATGTTCTTTAGATATCAAAAAGAAGTTTTTATTACCTCTTAATGTTTGTCCTATCGTTCCAACAACTTTTATAAAGGCTAATGTTAGTTTTGAATTTATAGATATCTCTTTAGACACTTTATGCATGGATGAAAATCTTTTAATAGAAAAACTAAGTAGGGATGAAAATATTAGTGGGGTATTATTTGTAAAAACTTTTGGAACACAGTTTGATGCAAGTAAAATATTTAAAAAAATAAAAGAGATAAATAGTGAAATATTTATTATTGATGATTGTTGTTTGAAAATTCCAGATTTTGATTATGATATTGAAAATAGTAGTGCTGATATGGCACTTTTTAGTACAGGTTATTCAAAATATATTGATATGGGTTGGGGTGGATTTGGCTTTTTAAAAGATAAGTATAAATATGAAAAACTAAAAGTTATTTTTAAAAAAGAAGACTTAGAAAATTTTACAAAAAGTGTTCAAGTCTCAATTGATACTAATACAAAACTTAGATATGTAGATAATCTTTGGTTAGGTGATGAAAGAGTTTTATATAAAAATTATGAAGAGTATAAACAAAATATTTCAGAAAAAATTAATCCGATGATAAATCATAAAAAAATTTTAAATACAATATATGAATCAAATTTACCTAAAAATATTCAATTGGGAAGTGAGTATAATAATTGGAGATTTTCAATTTTAGTTAATGATAAAAAAGAATTGTTAAGTAAAATTTCTGATAATAATCTTTTTGCAAGCTCTCATTATAAAGAGGTTGATTATATGTTCAAAAATGATTCTTTGGAAAATTCAAATGCTAAAGCTATACACTTTAAAATAGTAAATTTATTTAATGATTTTAGATTTGATGAAGAAAAAGCTAAAAAGGTAACTGAAATAGTAAATAAACATATTGATGAGGTGAAAAATGGATATTAA
- the pseC gene encoding UDP-4-amino-4,6-dideoxy-N-acetyl-beta-L-altrosamine transaminase, with amino-acid sequence MNFIPYSKQNISNEDIKVVVETLKSDYLTTGPKIKEFEEALCKYTGAKYCVAVSNGTAALHLASLVLLNEYDKVITTVNSFLATSNSILYVNAKPIFVDICEDGNIDLDLCEEALKKDSSIKAIYVVHFSGLSVNQKRLKELKDKYNIKILEDCAHSIGAINDSVKAGSCIHSDISTFSFHPVKGFTTGEGGAITTNSKEIYEKLLLLRNHGMKANSEIAPWHYDMTELGFNYRLTDIACALGISQLKRLDKFLDKRRAIAKRYCEILEKYDFIKSIYDFTQESAYHLFVVNINFDKFNIDKKEFVLKMRERNIGLQFHYIPINKQPYYKNLGYGEENTPIMDKYYKEAISLPLYPTLTNEEQDYVIYSILEVLSV; translated from the coding sequence ATGAACTTTATTCCCTATAGTAAACAAAATATATCAAATGAAGATATAAAAGTAGTTGTTGAAACATTAAAAAGTGATTATTTAACTACTGGACCAAAGATAAAAGAGTTTGAAGAGGCTCTTTGTAAATATACTGGGGCTAAATATTGTGTGGCAGTATCAAATGGGACAGCGGCTTTACATCTGGCTTCACTTGTACTTTTAAATGAATATGATAAGGTTATTACAACTGTAAACTCATTTTTAGCCACATCCAATTCTATTCTTTATGTAAATGCAAAGCCAATTTTTGTGGATATTTGTGAAGATGGAAATATTGATTTAGACCTTTGTGAAGAGGCCTTAAAAAAAGACTCTTCTATTAAAGCAATTTATGTGGTTCATTTTTCAGGACTTAGTGTAAATCAAAAAAGATTAAAAGAGTTAAAAGATAAATATAATATAAAGATATTAGAAGATTGTGCACACTCTATTGGAGCAATAAATGACAGTGTAAAAGCTGGTTCTTGTATACATAGTGATATTTCAACTTTTTCTTTTCATCCTGTAAAAGGCTTTACTACAGGTGAGGGTGGAGCTATTACTACAAACTCTAAAGAGATTTATGAAAAACTTTTGCTTTTGAGAAATCATGGCATGAAAGCAAATAGTGAAATTGCACCTTGGCATTATGATATGACTGAATTAGGTTTTAATTATCGACTTACTGATATTGCTTGTGCTTTAGGTATTTCACAATTGAAAAGACTTGATAAGTTTTTAGATAAAAGACGAGCAATAGCTAAAAGATATTGTGAGATTTTAGAAAAATATGATTTTATAAAATCAATATATGATTTTACTCAAGAGTCTGCATATCATCTTTTTGTTGTGAATATAAATTTTGATAAATTTAATATCGATAAAAAAGAGTTCGTTCTTAAAATGAGAGAAAGAAATATTGGTTTACAGTTTCACTATATCCCTATAAATAAACAACCATACTATAAAAATTTAGGTTACGGAGAAGAAAATACTCCTATTATGGATAAGTATTATAAAGAAGCTATTTCTTTACCTCTTTATCCAACTTTGACAAATGAAGAACAAGATTATGTGATTTATTCAATTTTGGAGGTTTTAAGTGTCTAA
- a CDS encoding ATP-grasp domain-containing protein produces the protein MRKLFILGGSALQLDLILEAKKLFFYVIVLDMDKDCVGSRWCDEFLHIDICDKEAVLKKAIEYKIDAILTSATELGNITACYVGEKLGLNTNSYECALNTTNKMKMKEIFKKHNIKTANYKYFEKEDLIDWKNFPCIVKPVDSSGGRGLSYISKKEDLEESIKKAFLYSKRSELIIEEYILGRQFSVETISSNKEHQIITINEEFIREVPDILELGHHIPAKCSDSLKEKISQVTYKLLDIFDLKFGAGHIELRVTDNDEIYIVELASRTGGMRSEMINLAFGVSYSRLLLLSVLGMNLKLNIEKSNEVDCNFIIDYRAYEEYLNMKRNKEFLIFEPNSIKNVEKDFVATNLGESKGYYFILQNTKDNS, from the coding sequence ATGAGAAAACTTTTTATTTTAGGTGGAAGTGCTTTACAGCTTGATTTGATTTTAGAAGCTAAGAAACTCTTTTTTTATGTGATTGTGTTAGATATGGATAAAGATTGCGTAGGTTCAAGATGGTGTGATGAATTTTTGCATATTGATATTTGTGATAAAGAAGCAGTTTTAAAAAAAGCAATAGAGTATAAAATAGATGCAATTTTAACATCTGCAACAGAACTTGGTAATATAACAGCATGTTATGTTGGAGAAAAGTTAGGTTTAAATACAAATAGCTACGAGTGTGCATTAAATACTACAAATAAAATGAAAATGAAAGAGATTTTTAAAAAACACAATATTAAAACTGCAAATTATAAATATTTTGAAAAAGAAGATTTAATAGATTGGAAGAACTTTCCTTGTATCGTTAAACCAGTTGATAGTTCTGGAGGAAGAGGTTTAAGTTATATTTCTAAAAAAGAAGATTTAGAAGAGTCAATAAAAAAGGCATTTCTTTACTCAAAAAGAAGTGAACTTATAATCGAAGAGTATATTTTAGGAAGACAGTTTAGTGTAGAGACAATAAGTAGTAATAAAGAACACCAAATAATTACTATAAATGAAGAGTTTATTCGAGAAGTACCAGATATCTTAGAACTTGGTCATCATATTCCAGCAAAGTGTAGTGATAGTTTAAAAGAAAAGATTTCACAAGTTACATATAAACTTTTAGATATTTTTGATTTAAAATTTGGAGCAGGGCATATTGAACTTCGTGTTACAGATAATGATGAAATATATATAGTTGAACTTGCTTCAAGAACAGGTGGTATGCGAAGTGAAATGATAAATCTTGCTTTTGGAGTAAGTTATTCAAGATTACTTTTATTAAGTGTGTTAGGTATGAATTTAAAGCTTAATATTGAAAAATCTAATGAAGTAGATTGTAATTTTATAATTGATTATAGAGCTTATGAAGAATATTTGAATATGAAAAGAAATAAAGAGTTTTTAATCTTTGAACCAAATAGTATTAAAAATGTTGAAAAAGATTTTGTTGCAACAAATCTTGGTGAATCAAAAGGGTATTATTTTATTTTACAAAATACAAAGGACAATTCTTGA
- a CDS encoding class I SAM-dependent methyltransferase gives MDIKEIKGLKYPDEYFIKFFFKYQFHTKKDLTFLEIGCSNGCNLMLPYSFDNKALGVDLNDTLINYANENFKIQEKNSYKFYNEDMREFCKNKEKLYADVLVLANSIYYIPKGDFIQMLRDIKKNSLIKKSVTLFLRFRTPNDFRNKKGEYIDDNAYIMRNGVTGEDGIFCKFYNGDEMITILKDELNLRDFQSMKIEYENIQNDIKVNNSDIVIWGKIN, from the coding sequence ATGGATATTAAAGAAATAAAAGGATTGAAATATCCTGATGAGTATTTTATAAAGTTCTTTTTTAAATATCAGTTTCATACTAAAAAAGATTTAACTTTTTTAGAAATAGGATGTTCAAATGGCTGTAATTTGATGCTTCCATATTCATTTGATAATAAGGCTCTTGGAGTAGATTTAAATGACACTTTAATAAATTATGCGAATGAAAATTTTAAAATTCAAGAAAAAAATAGTTATAAATTTTATAATGAAGATATGAGAGAGTTTTGTAAAAATAAAGAAAAACTTTATGCAGATGTATTGGTTTTAGCAAATTCAATTTACTATATCCCAAAAGGTGATTTTATTCAGATGTTAAGAGATATAAAAAAGAATTCCCTAATAAAAAAATCTGTCACTCTTTTCTTACGATTTAGAACACCAAATGATTTTAGAAATAAAAAAGGCGAATACATAGATGATAATGCCTATATTATGCGAAATGGTGTAACAGGGGAAGATGGAATATTTTGTAAGTTTTATAATGGAGATGAAATGATAACTATTTTAAAAGATGAGCTAAATCTAAGAGATTTTCAGTCTATGAAAATTGAGTATGAGAATATTCAAAATGACATAAAAGTAAATAATAGTGATATTGTTATTTGGGGAAAAATAAACTAA
- the eno gene encoding phosphopyruvate hydratase produces the protein MVYIDNIYADEVLDSRGNPTVRATVILSDGTKQSAIVPSGASTGKREALELRDGDNRFLGKGVLKAVENVNTTIANELIGLSPYNQAEIDATMKDIDGTNNYSNLGANAVLGVSMAVARAAAASLEVPLYRYLGGANAMTMPVPMFNIINGGEHANNSVDFQEYMVMPVGFENFNDGLRAVSEIYQNLKKVIDEMGESTAVGDEGGFAPNLKSNEEPIQVILKAIEKAGYKAGEQIAIAMDPASSEFYVDGKYELKGEGKSLTSEEMVQYYADLCSKYPIVSIEDGLAEDDWNGWKILTEELGSKIQLVGDDLFVTNANILAEGIQKGIANSILIKPNQIGSVSETMQTIRLAQRNNYNCVMSHRSGESEDAFIADFAVALNCGQIKTGSTARSDRIAKYNRLLEIGSEIAYAEYLGKQPFFKK, from the coding sequence GTGGTATATATTGATAACATTTATGCTGATGAAGTATTAGATTCAAGAGGAAATCCAACAGTTAGAGCGACAGTAATTTTAAGTGATGGTACAAAACAAAGTGCGATTGTACCAAGTGGGGCAAGTACTGGAAAAAGAGAAGCACTAGAATTAAGAGATGGGGACAATAGATTTTTAGGAAAAGGTGTTTTAAAAGCAGTTGAAAATGTAAATACTACAATTGCAAATGAATTAATCGGCTTAAGCCCTTATAATCAAGCAGAAATTGATGCTACTATGAAAGATATAGATGGAACAAACAATTATTCGAACCTAGGAGCAAATGCAGTTCTAGGTGTATCTATGGCAGTAGCTCGTGCGGCAGCGGCATCTTTAGAAGTTCCTTTATATAGATATTTAGGTGGGGCAAATGCTATGACTATGCCAGTACCTATGTTTAATATCATAAATGGTGGGGAACATGCAAATAACTCTGTTGATTTTCAAGAATATATGGTTATGCCAGTTGGATTTGAAAACTTCAATGATGGATTAAGAGCAGTATCTGAAATCTATCAAAATCTAAAAAAAGTAATTGATGAAATGGGTGAATCAACTGCAGTTGGTGATGAAGGTGGATTTGCTCCAAATCTAAAATCAAATGAAGAACCTATTCAAGTTATTTTAAAAGCAATTGAAAAAGCTGGATATAAAGCAGGTGAGCAAATTGCAATTGCAATGGACCCAGCAAGTAGTGAATTTTATGTAGATGGTAAATATGAACTTAAAGGGGAAGGTAAATCATTAACTAGTGAAGAGATGGTTCAATACTATGCTGATTTATGTTCAAAATATCCAATTGTATCAATAGAAGATGGTTTAGCCGAAGATGACTGGAATGGTTGGAAAATATTAACTGAAGAACTTGGTTCTAAAATTCAACTTGTGGGTGATGATTTATTTGTTACAAATGCAAATATCCTAGCAGAAGGAATCCAAAAAGGAATTGCAAATTCTATTTTAATCAAACCAAATCAAATAGGAAGTGTAAGTGAAACAATGCAAACAATAAGACTTGCACAAAGAAACAATTACAATTGTGTTATGTCTCATAGATCTGGTGAATCAGAAGATGCTTTTATTGCTGATTTTGCAGTGGCACTAAATTGTGGACAAATAAAAACAGGAAGTACTGCAAGAAGTGATAGAATCGCTAAATATAATAGACTATTAGAAATCGGTTCTGAAATTGCTTATGCTGAATATTTAGGGAAACAACCTTTTTTCAAAAAATAG
- the pseF gene encoding pseudaminic acid cytidylyltransferase, translating into MSKCICIIPARGGSKRIPRKNIKDFFGKPLISYSIQTAIESKLFEKVVVSTDDEEIARIVREYGAEVPFLRPKELSDDFTGAGAVVSHALSFLQNQGEKYDFVCGLYATAPLLQSKYLVEGFEKLKDSDAVKSFSATSMPFPIQRTFKITQNNRCEMFWPENFYKRSQDLEEAYQDAGQFWWVNLSKTSNEIMFGKDSIPIVLPRYLVQDIDTMEDWEMAEKLYQVINYDEILAKQL; encoded by the coding sequence GTGTCTAAATGTATTTGTATAATACCAGCAAGAGGTGGAAGCAAAAGAATTCCCAGAAAAAACATAAAAGATTTTTTTGGTAAACCTCTTATTTCATATAGTATTCAAACAGCAATAGAGTCAAAGTTATTTGAAAAAGTAGTAGTTTCAACAGATGATGAGGAAATAGCAAGAATAGTAAGAGAATATGGAGCGGAAGTTCCTTTTTTAAGACCAAAAGAATTAAGTGATGATTTTACTGGAGCTGGAGCTGTAGTAAGTCATGCTTTATCTTTTTTACAAAATCAAGGGGAAAAGTATGATTTTGTATGCGGTTTATATGCAACAGCACCTTTACTCCAATCAAAGTATCTAGTCGAAGGTTTTGAAAAGTTAAAAGATAGTGATGCGGTGAAGTCTTTTAGTGCAACATCTATGCCTTTCCCTATTCAGAGAACTTTTAAAATTACACAAAATAATAGATGTGAAATGTTTTGGCCTGAAAACTTTTATAAAAGAAGTCAAGATTTAGAGGAAGCATATCAAGATGCAGGACAATTTTGGTGGGTAAATTTATCTAAAACTTCAAATGAAATTATGTTTGGAAAAGATTCTATTCCTATTGTTCTCCCTAGATACTTAGTTCAAGATATTGATACAATGGAAGATTGGGAAATGGCTGAAAAACTTTATCAAGTTATAAATTATGATGAGATTTTAGCAAAACAATTATAG
- the recA gene encoding recombinase RecA, giving the protein MDDNQKKSLELAIKQIDKAFGKGSLVRLGDKETVPVESISTGSLGLDLALGVGGLPKGRVIEIYGPESSGKTTLTLHAIAECQRQGGVCAFIDAEHALDVIYAKNLGVDTDNLLVSQPDFGEQALEILETVIRSGAVDLIVIDSVAALTPKVEIDGDMDDQQVGVQARLMSKALRKITGILHKMNCTVIFINQIRMKIGMTGYGSPETTTGGNALKFYSSIRLDIRRIATLKQAENSIGNRVKVKVVKNKVAPPFKQAEFDIMFGEGISKMGELVDYGVKLDIVDKAGAWFSYNDSKIGQGKENSKVFLRENPEIAKEIEDKILEAMGVNDAVPFDGDESSEEGED; this is encoded by the coding sequence ATGGATGATAATCAAAAAAAATCACTAGAATTAGCAATTAAACAAATTGACAAGGCTTTTGGAAAAGGTTCACTTGTAAGATTAGGGGATAAAGAAACCGTTCCAGTTGAGTCTATAAGTACAGGTTCATTGGGACTTGACTTAGCATTAGGGGTTGGAGGATTACCAAAGGGAAGAGTAATAGAAATATATGGTCCTGAATCTTCAGGTAAAACTACACTTACACTTCATGCAATAGCTGAGTGCCAAAGACAAGGTGGAGTTTGTGCCTTTATTGATGCAGAACATGCACTTGATGTTATTTATGCAAAAAACTTAGGTGTTGATACAGATAACTTACTTGTTTCACAACCAGATTTTGGAGAGCAAGCTTTAGAAATACTAGAGACTGTTATTAGAAGTGGGGCTGTTGATTTAATAGTAATTGACTCAGTTGCAGCACTTACTCCAAAAGTAGAGATTGATGGTGATATGGATGACCAACAAGTTGGTGTTCAAGCTAGACTTATGAGTAAGGCTCTAAGAAAAATAACTGGGATCTTACATAAAATGAATTGTACTGTAATCTTTATCAACCAAATCAGAATGAAAATTGGTATGACAGGATATGGAAGTCCAGAAACTACAACAGGTGGAAATGCACTTAAATTTTACTCTTCTATTAGACTTGATATTAGAAGAATTGCAACACTTAAACAAGCTGAAAACTCTATTGGAAATAGAGTAAAAGTAAAAGTTGTAAAAAATAAAGTTGCACCTCCTTTCAAACAAGCAGAATTTGATATCATGTTTGGAGAAGGTATCTCAAAAATGGGAGAACTTGTTGATTATGGTGTTAAACTTGATATTGTCGATAAAGCTGGAGCTTGGTTTAGCTACAATGATAGTAAAATAGGACAAGGAAAAGAGAATTCAAAAGTATTCTTAAGAGAAAATCCAGAAATAGCAAAAGAGATTGAAGATAAAATTCTTGAAGCTATGGGTGTAAATGATGCTGTGCCATTTGATGGTGATGAAAGTTCAGAAGAAGGTGAAGATTAA
- a CDS encoding PseG/SpsG family protein — translation MIKKKLLVLTEGGEEVGFGHITRTISISSKFSENDYEIEFIINGDNSILSLLQGFSYELFDWQKSFKKLLNSVNLCDLVLVDSMKIKNEELLLLEQTNIPIIYIDDEKRRNVLNKGFVIDWTVLSDEKNYFLPKKEKIKYLLGSKFTPLRPEFSKAKRNIISDEIKSIMITFGGSDVRDLTPKILETLIKHFPSLQKNIIIGAGFKNIEKIKAMQDRNCNLIFNANTKDMIRIMQESDISIASGGQTLYELARIGTPTIGIILIDNAVDDTLGWESVGSLINISWWNENDLDKKLVDAVDSLKSKEKRIFMQKSAKKYISKNGAEFIFEEVMKGLKNDTV, via the coding sequence GTGATTAAGAAAAAGCTTCTTGTATTAACAGAAGGTGGAGAAGAAGTAGGCTTTGGACATATAACGAGAACTATTTCAATTTCTAGTAAGTTTTCTGAAAATGATTATGAAATTGAATTTATTATTAATGGAGATAATTCTATCTTATCTCTTTTACAAGGCTTCTCTTATGAGCTATTTGATTGGCAAAAGAGCTTTAAAAAGTTACTTAATAGTGTAAATCTTTGTGATTTAGTATTAGTTGATTCGATGAAGATAAAAAATGAAGAACTTTTATTATTAGAGCAAACAAATATCCCAATAATTTATATTGATGATGAAAAAAGAAGAAATGTTTTAAATAAAGGTTTTGTAATAGATTGGACAGTTTTAAGTGATGAAAAGAATTATTTCTTACCTAAAAAAGAAAAAATAAAGTATCTATTAGGAAGTAAATTTACACCATTAAGACCTGAGTTTTCAAAAGCTAAAAGAAATATAATAAGTGATGAAATAAAAAGTATAATGATTACTTTTGGTGGTAGTGATGTAAGAGATTTAACTCCAAAGATTCTTGAGACTTTAATAAAACATTTTCCATCTTTACAAAAAAATATTATAATTGGTGCAGGATTTAAAAACATAGAAAAAATCAAAGCTATGCAAGATAGAAATTGTAATTTGATTTTTAATGCAAACACGAAAGATATGATTAGAATAATGCAAGAGAGCGATATATCAATTGCAAGTGGTGGGCAAACTCTTTATGAATTAGCAAGGATAGGTACACCAACTATTGGAATAATTTTAATAGATAATGCAGTTGATGATACTCTTGGTTGGGAGAGTGTTGGGAGTTTAATAAATATTTCTTGGTGGAATGAGAATGATTTAGATAAAAAGTTAGTTGATGCAGTTGATTCTTTAAAAAGTAAAGAAAAAAGAATTTTTATGCAAAAAAGTGCAAAAAAATATATAAGTAAAAATGGTGCTGAATTTATTTTCGAAGAAGTTATGAAAGGACTAAAAAATGATACTGTTTGA
- a CDS encoding septum formation initiator, with translation MAQKSNRFISKEVRRFTVIAIISIAITLFLSYHVANLLFGVNSFEVYKSLKNKRSYLISEINRLQESNARLQKEYFELKNLEPEE, from the coding sequence ATGGCACAAAAAAGTAATCGTTTTATAAGTAAAGAGGTCAGACGATTTACTGTAATAGCAATAATTTCTATTGCTATTACACTTTTTCTAAGCTATCATGTGGCAAACTTACTCTTTGGAGTAAATTCTTTTGAGGTCTATAAGTCACTTAAAAATAAAAGGTCTTATTTGATTAGTGAAATTAATAGACTTCAAGAGAGTAATGCAAGATTACAAAAAGAGTATTTTGAATTAAAAAATTTGGAGCCAGAAGAATGA
- the pseI gene encoding pseudaminic acid synthase: MKIGNFDLQKDGVYVIAELSANHNGSLQIALDTIKAAKECGANAIKLQTYTADTLTLNCKNDDFMVKGGTLWDGKNLYELYEWASTPWEWHKELFDYARSIDLDIFSTPFDKSAVDFLEQFNPSAYKIASFEITDYNLIRYVAKKKKPIIISTGIATLEEIHDVVKICEDEGNEDIILLKCTSSYPAPLEEANLKTIPDMKERFNVEVGFSDHTLGSTAPIIAVAYGAKIIEKHFILDKSVGGADAEFSMEKDEFSFMVKAIRESEKLKGKIDYALTENKIKSRAYSRSLYISKDIKKGEPFTEDNIKSVRPGYGTHPKYLEKILGTKAKKDYTFGDRLDL, translated from the coding sequence TTGAAAATAGGTAATTTTGATTTACAAAAAGATGGTGTATATGTAATAGCAGAATTAAGTGCAAATCATAATGGTTCTTTACAAATTGCCTTGGATACTATAAAAGCAGCTAAAGAGTGTGGGGCAAATGCAATAAAATTACAAACTTATACAGCTGATACATTAACTTTGAACTGTAAAAACGATGATTTTATGGTCAAAGGTGGAACTCTTTGGGATGGAAAAAATCTATATGAACTTTATGAATGGGCAAGTACTCCTTGGGAATGGCATAAAGAACTTTTTGATTATGCAAGAAGTATTGATCTAGATATTTTTTCAACTCCATTTGATAAGAGTGCTGTTGATTTTTTAGAACAATTTAATCCTAGTGCCTATAAGATAGCCTCTTTTGAAATTACAGATTATAATTTAATAAGATATGTTGCAAAAAAGAAAAAACCAATAATAATAAGTACAGGAATAGCAACACTTGAAGAGATTCATGATGTTGTTAAAATTTGTGAGGATGAGGGTAATGAAGATATTATTTTATTAAAATGTACAAGTTCTTATCCTGCTCCACTTGAAGAAGCAAATTTAAAAACAATACCTGATATGAAAGAAAGGTTTAATGTAGAAGTTGGTTTTTCTGATCATACTTTAGGTAGTACTGCCCCTATAATAGCGGTGGCTTATGGAGCAAAAATTATAGAGAAACATTTTATTTTAGATAAAAGTGTTGGCGGAGCTGATGCAGAATTTTCTATGGAGAAAGATGAGTTTTCTTTTATGGTTAAAGCTATTAGAGAAAGTGAAAAATTAAAAGGAAAGATTGATTATGCTTTAACTGAAAATAAAATAAAAAGTAGAGCATATTCAAGAAGTTTATATATATCAAAAGATATAAAAAAAGGTGAACCCTTTACTGAAGATAATATAAAAAGTGTAAGACCAGGATATGGAACACATCCAAAATATTTAGAAAAAATTTTAGGTACAAAAGCAAAAAAAGATTATACTTTTGGTGATAGGTTAGACTTGTGA
- the pseB gene encoding UDP-N-acetylglucosamine 4,6-dehydratase (inverting) has product MFNDKNILITGGTGSFGKKFTKMILEKYKPNKIIIYSRDELKQYEMSQDYNNKCMRYFIGDVRDANRLKKAMNDVDYVIHAAALKHVPIAEYNPMECIKTNIDGAQNVIDAAIDNRVKKVIALSTDKAANPVNLYGATKLVSDKLFVAANNLVGKRDISFAVVRYGNVLGSRGSVVPYFQKLISKGAESLPITDEKMTRFMITLEQGVNFVLKNFERMKGGEIFVPKIPSMKIVDLAKAMAPELPHDIVGIRPGEKLHEIMCPSDDSHLTIEFEDHFVIGPTIKFHAVRDYFENNLGEKGTQVEQGFEYNSTKNSEWLGEKEFLSLVKKI; this is encoded by the coding sequence ATGTTTAATGATAAAAATATTTTAATTACTGGCGGAACTGGAAGTTTTGGTAAAAAGTTTACTAAGATGATACTTGAAAAGTATAAACCAAATAAAATAATAATTTATTCTAGAGATGAACTTAAGCAATATGAAATGTCCCAAGATTATAACAATAAGTGCATGAGATACTTTATTGGTGATGTAAGGGATGCAAATAGATTAAAAAAAGCTATGAATGATGTGGATTATGTAATTCACGCAGCAGCTTTAAAGCATGTGCCAATTGCAGAATATAATCCAATGGAATGTATAAAAACAAATATCGATGGAGCACAAAATGTAATTGATGCAGCCATTGACAATAGGGTAAAAAAAGTAATTGCACTATCAACTGATAAAGCAGCAAATCCAGTAAATCTTTATGGAGCCACAAAACTAGTATCTGATAAGCTTTTTGTTGCAGCAAATAACTTAGTAGGAAAAAGAGATATCTCTTTTGCAGTAGTAAGATACGGAAATGTTTTAGGAAGTAGGGGTTCAGTTGTTCCTTATTTTCAAAAGTTAATTTCAAAAGGTGCAGAATCTTTACCAATAACAGATGAAAAAATGACAAGATTTATGATAACACTTGAACAAGGTGTTAATTTTGTACTTAAAAATTTTGAGAGAATGAAAGGTGGAGAGATTTTTGTACCAAAAATCCCATCTATGAAAATCGTAGATTTAGCAAAGGCTATGGCTCCAGAATTACCCCATGATATAGTAGGTATTAGACCAGGAGAAAAACTTCATGAAATAATGTGTCCTTCTGATGATTCACATCTAACAATAGAGTTTGAAGACCATTTTGTAATTGGACCTACTATCAAGTTCCACGCTGTTAGAGATTATTTTGAGAATAACTTAGGAGAAAAGGGTACTCAAGTTGAGCAAGGCTTTGAATACAATTCAACTAAAAATAGTGAATGGTTGGGTGAAAAAGAGTTTTTAAGTTTAGTAAAAAAGATTTAA